Below is a window of Anaerobacillus alkaliphilus DNA.
CTTTTTCATTAAGTGTTCTTTCAGCTTTCTTTCCACTTGGGTCACCAATTAAGCCTGTTGCTCCCCCAACAAGAGCAAGGGGCTTATGACCAGCTAATTGAAAACGACGTAATGTTAGTACTGTTAGTAGATGGCCAATATGCAGACTATCCGCAGTTGGATCAAACCCACAGTACAAAGTTATTTTCCCTTCTTCCAACTGCTTTGTTAACCCTTCTAAATCTGTTACTTGATTAACTAACCCACGATATTCTAAATCCTTTAACAAATCCATTTTCTTTCTCTCCTTCTTAGTTAGAATACATCTACCTAGACTTCTTTCTAAAAGGCTGTTTTCGCAAAGTTTGTTGCTTAAAAATACTAAGAATTAACAACTAATTTAGTTAGTATTGCTCTTTTCTTACATAATTTATTGGCTGATATCTTCATCTAGGGTATTTATCCGATTAATTTAGGGAAAAAGCCACAATGTTTACGAAAAGAGCCTTCTAAAAATAGAAAAAGCCCATCCCAAAAAAGGGACGAGCTATTTAGTCGCGGTACCACCCTTGTTGAAAGTAATTATTACCTTCCACTTCGGTAAAAATAACGGTTTAATCCGTCCTTTACTACTTAACGTAAAACACTGTTCGCAAAGGAAGCTCTTGGAAGTAATTCATAAGCAAGTTTGTACTGGTTTGCACCTTCCACCAGCTCTCTAACAAGTTGTTCCAAATCAATTGTCTGGAACAATACTTTAACAGGGATTTGCCTACTACTGTTGTCCATTCATAGCTTTTACATATTGAATGTATTATTGCTATATTTTTATCAAATATATACCATATTGTCAATGTTTACTTTTTCAGCTGGCTTCATATCCAACAAACGACAATATATGATATAATATTTTGTGAACATTTAGGAGGTATTAATCCATGGATAATAAACGTTCTGATAGACGATTCTCAATACAATCTATCGTAAATTTTTTAAATGGCAAAAAGATTTTTAAAAGCTTTAGAATAACCTATCAAGTAGTATGGAATTTATTATTAATCTTTTTTGTTGGGGTTATTTCACTAATGCTTTTTGTAGGCGGAGCAGGTGCCGGTTTCTTTGCCTCACTGGTTATGAACGAGCCAATTCGAAACAAAGAAGAAATGAGAATGGATATCTATAACTATGAAGAAATTACTGAAATATACTTTGCTAATGATGTTTATTTAGGTGACCTACCATCTGAATTAGAGCGAAGAGAAATTGACATTAAAGACGTATCAGAACACCTTATTAATGCATTTATTGCAACTGAGGATGAATACTTCTTTGAACATGATGGAATTGTCCCTAAAGCTATTTTACGAGCTACTTATCAAGAGTTCTCTAACTCCTCTATTCAAACTGGGGGAAGTACACTAACACAACAATTAATTAAAAACCAAATATTAACAAATGAAGTATCCTTTGAAAGAAAAGCAAAAGAAATTCTTTTGGCCATGCGTCTTGAAAATTTCTTTGAGAAAGATGAAATCTTGGCTGCATACTTAAACGTTGTTCCATTTGGTAGGAACGCAAATGGTAGAAATATTGCAGGTATCCAAGCAGCCGCTCAAGGTATTTTTGGTGTAGATGCAAGTGATTTATCTATACCACAAGCAGCCTATATCGCCGGTTTGCCACAAAGTCCATTTGGGTATACCCCATTTTTATCTCAAGGACGTGGAGTTAAGGAAAATCTTGAACCATCTTTAAACAGAATGAGGACTGTATTAACAAGGATGAGAGATAAAGGTTATATTACGGAAAGAGAATTTGATGCTGCCCTAAAATATGATATTCGTGCAAATTTAACTGACCCGACACCAACTACTCTCTCTGAATATCCATTCTTATTACAAGAAGTGGAACGAAGAGCTATTGAGATCTTTTCTATGCAGATGATGGAAAAAGACGGAGTAATATTAGAAGATATTGAAGAACGCGAAGAACGAATCGCACTAGCTGGTAAATATCGCGAGCAAGCTCGTCGTGATTTACGTCGAAACGGCTATCAAATTTACACAACTGTTAATAAAGACATCTATGATGCACACCAACAAGCTATAAAGGATAGTAGTTTATTTGGTGGAGTAAATGATTTAGGTGAACCTGAAGAAGTTGGTGCAATTCTTCTTGATAACAAATCAGGGGCGATTATCTCTTTCGTTGGTGGACGTGACCATAGCCGTGAGAGCACCAATCATGCTACACAAGCATATCGTCAAAACGGTTCGACAATGAAACCACTTCTTGCATATGCTCCAGCTATGGAATTAGGTTTATTACAACCTGGATATATCCTAGCTGATACAACAATGTACTATAAAAATGAACCAGAAAAGGAAATTACGAACTTTGGTAATAATCACCTTGGTTTGATGACAGCTCGTGAGGCACTTCAACGTTCCAGAAACGTTCCTGCTGTTAAAGCTTTTAACCGTGTTCCGCATGATTACGCTAGAGAAACACTCGAAAAAGTGGGAATTAACAATCTCATCAAAGGTGAGCCTTTTGAACCAACAGCAATCGGTGGTTTACATTTAGGGGTTACCGTAGAACAGAACACAAATGCCTATACAGTGTTTGCGAATGAAGGCAAATTTATAAAATCTTATATGATAGACAAAATTGTATCAAAGGATGGAAAACTTGTTTACCAACACGAGCATCAGGAGAGCGAAATATTTTCTCCACAAACGGCATATCTTACTTTAGATATGCTAAGAGATGTACATGTTCCACCTGGAACAGCACCTGGCTTACCTGGTATGCTAAACTTCAAAACTGACTTAGCAGGTAAAACTGGAACGACGAATAGTGCGTACGATTCTTGGTATGTAGGCTTTAATCCAAACTTTACGATGGGTGTCTGGATTGGATACGATACAAATCGCCCATTAAAAGGAAGAACTGGACCAAGAACTCAGAAAATCTGGGCAACTCTAGCAAATGCTGCCTACGATGTGGATCCAGATTATATCTCACCAACTGAAGGTTTTAAAATGCCTAGTGGGATAGTCAGCCAAATGTTTTGTGGAATTTCTGGATTGCTTCCATCTGAATTATGTCATGAAGCAGGACTTGTAAAAACTGACTTGTTCAATGTAAAATATGTTCCTACAGCAAACGATGATAGCCTTGAAAGAGTAAGATTTGTGATGCTCCAAGGTGAACCATACCGTGCACTTGAGAGTACACCAGAAGAGTTTACTCAATCTGGAATAACGATTAAAAACGAATACTTTGAAGATGAGAGTATCTTAGAATTTATCCCGATTGATTGGGAACGTATTATTCCTGATCGATTTGCAGAGGACAACGGGAAAACTCCTGGACCAATATCCACGGTTTGGGTAGATGGTGATACACTCCTCTGGAGTGCTCACGACGATGAGGATATTGTAGGATATCGAGTATACCGTGCTGCAAGCGGCAGCGACTCATTTGCAGTTGCTAATATAGTTAGGTCTGATCAAGAGCTTCAAATGAAGCTTAATACAGGGTCATTTACCTATAAAGTGACTGCAGTTGACGTATTAGGTAGAGAGTCTTCAGGTTCTCAGGTTGTCTATACCGGAAACTCGCTAGATGCTCCTGGTGATGACGATTTCGATGACCCATCTAATGAAGATGGTCCTAGAGATAGAGATAAAAATAAACCTCCAAAGCCACCTGGTGATGGTGATGGTGATGACGACGACGATGATAATGGCGTAATTCCAGATCCATTAGATGAGCTTACCTATAACCACTCTATAAAGAAATTCTTTCGAAATCTACTCGTTAGTTTTCGAATATAAAAAAGAAAAGAAAGTGCATGGTTTCCTTTTATGAGGACCATGCACTTTCTTTTTAACCGTTTAATCTTCCATTGTAGAAAGATCTCCTGTAGGTAAATCTAGCTCCCACGCCTTTAATACCCTTCTCATAATCTTACCACTTCTTGTTTTTGGCAACTTATCACGGAATTCAATTTGTCTAGGTGCTGAATGAGCAGAAAGCTCCCGCTTAACAAATAGGGTGATTTCTTCTTTTAGTTCATCACTTTGTTCATAGCCTTCTCTAAGCGAAATAAAGGCCTTAATAATTGTGCCACGAATAGGATCAGGGATGCCAATTACTCCTGCTTCAGCAACTGCCGGATGTTCAACCAGTTTGCTCTCCACTTCAAATGGACCAACTCTCTCCCCAGAAGTATTAATGACATCATCAATTCTTCCTTGGAACCAGAAATAACCTTCTTCGTCCATGTAAGCAGAATCTCCTGAAATATACCAACCATTATGAGTAAAGTATTCTTTATACTTTTCAGGATTATTCCAGATCGCACGCATCATTGATGGCCAACCTTTCTTCAAAGCTAGGTTCCCCATTCGATTAGGTGGTAGAACGTTACCCTGATCATCAATAATAGCTGCTTCAACTCCTGGAATTGGCTTACCCATTGAACCAGGCTTTATCCCTAATGATGGGTAGTTACAAATCATCATCGAACCGGTTTCAGTCATCCACCAAGTATCATGAATTCGTAAATGGAACACTTTTACTCCCCACTTAACGACTTCAGGATTTAGCGGCTCACCAACACTAAGAATATGGCGTAATGAGGTTAAGTCAAAACGATTAACTAATTCTTCTCCTATGCCCATTAGCATCCTAAATGCAGTCGGTGCACTATACCAAACGGTAACTCCATACTCTTCTATGGTCTTATACCAATCTTCGGGGTTAAAACGTCCACCGCGAACGACATTAGAAACACCATGAAGCCATGGTCCAAATACTCCATAGACAGTTCCAGTAACCCAGCCAGGATCAGCTGTACACCAATAAATATCATCATCTTTTAAATCGAGTACCCATTTTGCTGTCTGGTACTGCTGTATCATTGCGTTATGTGCATGCATGACTCCTTTAGGCTTTCCAGTTGAGCCTGATGTATAATGAAGAAGCATCCCATCTTCACGGTCAACCCATTCAATTTCTAATTTTTTACTCGCCTGTTCAAATAATGGTTTAAAATTAACCACTTTGTCATTTTC
It encodes the following:
- a CDS encoding transglycosylase domain-containing protein, coding for MDNKRSDRRFSIQSIVNFLNGKKIFKSFRITYQVVWNLLLIFFVGVISLMLFVGGAGAGFFASLVMNEPIRNKEEMRMDIYNYEEITEIYFANDVYLGDLPSELERREIDIKDVSEHLINAFIATEDEYFFEHDGIVPKAILRATYQEFSNSSIQTGGSTLTQQLIKNQILTNEVSFERKAKEILLAMRLENFFEKDEILAAYLNVVPFGRNANGRNIAGIQAAAQGIFGVDASDLSIPQAAYIAGLPQSPFGYTPFLSQGRGVKENLEPSLNRMRTVLTRMRDKGYITEREFDAALKYDIRANLTDPTPTTLSEYPFLLQEVERRAIEIFSMQMMEKDGVILEDIEEREERIALAGKYREQARRDLRRNGYQIYTTVNKDIYDAHQQAIKDSSLFGGVNDLGEPEEVGAILLDNKSGAIISFVGGRDHSRESTNHATQAYRQNGSTMKPLLAYAPAMELGLLQPGYILADTTMYYKNEPEKEITNFGNNHLGLMTAREALQRSRNVPAVKAFNRVPHDYARETLEKVGINNLIKGEPFEPTAIGGLHLGVTVEQNTNAYTVFANEGKFIKSYMIDKIVSKDGKLVYQHEHQESEIFSPQTAYLTLDMLRDVHVPPGTAPGLPGMLNFKTDLAGKTGTTNSAYDSWYVGFNPNFTMGVWIGYDTNRPLKGRTGPRTQKIWATLANAAYDVDPDYISPTEGFKMPSGIVSQMFCGISGLLPSELCHEAGLVKTDLFNVKYVPTANDDSLERVRFVMLQGEPYRALESTPEEFTQSGITIKNEYFEDESILEFIPIDWERIIPDRFAEDNGKTPGPISTVWVDGDTLLWSAHDDEDIVGYRVYRAASGSDSFAVANIVRSDQELQMKLNTGSFTYKVTAVDVLGRESSGSQVVYTGNSLDAPGDDDFDDPSNEDGPRDRDKNKPPKPPGDGDGDDDDDDNGVIPDPLDELTYNHSIKKFFRNLLVSFRI
- the acsA gene encoding acetate--CoA ligase, whose product is MKMPIIPAVKGDFHLEDYETVVESFDWSQVEEQFSWYKTGKMNIAFEAIDRHAQGVKKNQVALYYKDDFRREKYTFKEMMENTNKAGNVLKQLGVEKGDRVFIFMPRSPELYFCLLGAIKLGAIVGPLFEAFMEAAIFDRLNDSAAKVLVTTPDLVERVAKDNLPNLKKIVLIGDEVSENDKVVNFKPLFEQASKKLEIEWVDREDGMLLHYTSGSTGKPKGVMHAHNAMIQQYQTAKWVLDLKDDDIYWCTADPGWVTGTVYGVFGPWLHGVSNVVRGGRFNPEDWYKTIEEYGVTVWYSAPTAFRMLMGIGEELVNRFDLTSLRHILSVGEPLNPEVVKWGVKVFHLRIHDTWWMTETGSMMICNYPSLGIKPGSMGKPIPGVEAAIIDDQGNVLPPNRMGNLALKKGWPSMMRAIWNNPEKYKEYFTHNGWYISGDSAYMDEEGYFWFQGRIDDVINTSGERVGPFEVESKLVEHPAVAEAGVIGIPDPIRGTIIKAFISLREGYEQSDELKEEITLFVKRELSAHSAPRQIEFRDKLPKTRSGKIMRRVLKAWELDLPTGDLSTMED